The proteins below come from a single Stomoxys calcitrans chromosome 1, idStoCalc2.1, whole genome shotgun sequence genomic window:
- the LOC131994324 gene encoding uncharacterized protein LOC131994324, which produces MDSRPTRERILSALKASNVEFPETASIAQLRTLYDSLQVNGGPSKQTELPSGNVVSSDSAGNSSVTVTTMSSNTLNETPVINSATADPENLLQSFQCNGESTNQTELVLGTAACFSAARTSTDLISRNTLSVAFNNSEIGVSCANLRQTQTSVPPSVISSVPSVYNSSASVPVNTVQRQFPGTSGTAASVSAARTSSVISDLMNTNTLGVAFNNRAIGVSCDVLPQTQTSVPPSVSSCVVSSVPSVNYSSVSVPANLLRGQFSRPSVPSQVTDPFIRSSVLSREADELESEIRVLRLKQEMLALRNQIESLENGGKKVSTNINYDELSMMVPKFSGNDGRNIEKWINSFESYTINMTDQEKYMCLRYLLVGTAREFMENSNYKEYKELKRSLLDIFKRTVTQEEVYQKLRLRKLKPTEPCIAYIVAMQTIAAEGEINEQELVDIIIDGMEDKTNNISILYGSNSLQELMHQIDRYEKRRSKTVSTYKEGRDNTKGIRCFNCSQFGHMKNTCNKPRRPPGSCFHCFQMGHFYKDCPKTMNVTAPIFCSNDIVDTTQMPN; this is translated from the exons atggattCACGCCCTACTCGAGAAAGAATTCTTTCAGCTTTGAAAGCTTCAAATGTGGAATTTCCAGAAACAGCGTCAATTGCACAATTGAGAACATTATATGATTCTTTGCAAGTTAACGGTGGTCCATCAAAGCAGACTGAATTGCCTTCTGGAAATGTGGTTTCTTCTGATTCTGCTGGGAATTCATCTGTAACTGTCACTACAATGTCATCCAATACTTTGAATGAAACTCCCGTTATTAATTCCGCAACTGCCGATCCTGAAAATTTGCTTCAGTCATTTCAATGTAATGGTGAGTCCACAAATCAAACTGAATTGGTTCTTGGAACTGCCGCTTGTTTTTCTGCCGCACGGACTTCAACCGATTTAATATCTAGAAATACATTGAGTGTCGCTTTTAATAACAGCGAAATTGGCGTATCCTGTGCAAATCTTCGGCAAACACAGACTTCAGTGCCTCCTTCCGTAATTTCTTCCGTACCTTCCGTCTATAATTCTTCTGCTTCCGTTCCTGTAAATACAGTTCAAAGACAATTTCCTGGTACTTCAGGGACTGCTGCTTCTGTTTCTGCCGCCCGGACTTCATCAGTTATTTCCGATTTAATGAATACAAATACATTGGGTGTCGCTTTTAACAATAGAGCAATTGGCGTGTCCTGTGATGTTCTTCCGCAAACACAAACTTCCGTACCTCCTTCCGTATCTTCTTGTGTTGTTTCTTCCGTACCCTCCGTCAATTATTCCTCAGTTTCCGTTCCTGCAAACTTACTTCGAGGACAATTTTCTAGACCTTCTGTTCCATCACAGGTAACAGACCCTTTCATTCGTTCAAGCGTTTTATCCCGTGAAGCTGATGAACTAGAGagtgaaattagagttttgagatTGAAGCAAGAAATGTTGGCTCTTCGAAACCAAATTGAATCTTTAGAAAACGGTGGAAAAAAGGTTTCTACAAATATCAATTATGACGAGCTCTCTATGATGGTTCCGAAATTTTCTGGGAATGATGgacgaaatattgaaaaatggatAAACTCTTTTGAAAGCTACACTATAAATATGACTGAccaagaaaaatatatgtgcTTAAGATATTTGCTGGTTGGAACTGCGCGAGagttcatggaaaattcaaaTTACAAAGAATATAAGGAGTTGAAGAGATCGCTCTTAGACATTTTCAAGAGAACGGTAACGCAAGAAGAAGTTTATCAAAAATTGCGTTTGCGCAAGTTGAAGCCAACAGAGCCGTGTATTGCCTATATAGTAGCAATGCAAACTATTGCAGCAGAAGGCGAAATCAACGAGCAAGAACTGGTTGACATTATAATAGACGGAATGGAAGATAAAACCAACAACATATCCATTCTATACGGATCAAACTCATTACAAGAATTGATGCACCAAATAGATAGATACGAGAAACGCAGGTCAAAAACAGTCAGTACTTATAAAGAAGGCCGTGACAATACTAAAGGCATACGATGTTTCAATTGCTCTCAATTTGGACATATGAAGAACACCTGCAATAAGCCTCGACGTCCACCGGGATCTTGTTTCCATTGTTTCCAAATGGGACATTTTTACAAGGATTGTCCTAAAACGATGAATGTtactgctcccatattttgTAGTAATGATATTGTAGACACAACACAAATG CCCAATTAG